One Qiania dongpingensis genomic window carries:
- a CDS encoding serine hydrolase domain-containing protein produces the protein MLKEQLAVMDLLKNLIRGNMENISKVTYTPQKPAFEEEAFSQPFPRMTPESQGVPSRRLAAFFEELAGDSRTDLHHVMVLRHGNVIGEADVAPYGRDMWHASYSMCKTVTGMAIGMLIEEGKLSLEDKVLHLLDSKSLLAGIRQKNLKVEHLLTMTSGVTFNETGIVSGDDWTASYLQAGVKGTPGTKFEYNSMNTYILSAIVTKLTGESMMDYLRPRLWEPMGITRVFWEACPKGITKGGWGLFIGTEDAAKLGQLYLQKGNWKGRQLIPESWVETATSKHMDTPESMGPYGYGYQVWMGGRPGSYTFNGMLGQNIVVYPDIDMVVAANAGSDELFQSCVLLNIVKKYFEEDFKPGEELPEDPAGLRKLRDVEDGLRRDGRKGVPGLAGTGGRYGWRAVSCASGSGIRRSGRTLKKGSLDAWNRPRKNGRENHFLEEEKLKRLLDGRVYRLEQTHVGLSPLVLQVFHNNYTEGIHSVGFHFENKKFYISMEEGGLLHRLEIGFGKAAVTEVSFHGEPYLLGTEGKFTRDEDGYPVLKLDIAFLEEAVRRKMKCFFRNHGENIEIHWDETPGGRMIKEGLGSLLSDSLKNGLMEAIRDKLGVDLAEILVDRTIHPIVTGSCAPEKAESEET, from the coding sequence ATGCTGAAGGAACAATTGGCTGTGATGGATTTATTGAAGAATTTGATTCGGGGAAATATGGAGAATATCAGCAAGGTGACATATACGCCGCAGAAACCGGCTTTTGAAGAGGAAGCTTTTTCTCAGCCGTTTCCAAGGATGACACCGGAATCCCAGGGAGTGCCTTCCCGGCGTCTGGCCGCGTTTTTTGAGGAATTGGCGGGAGACAGCAGGACGGACCTTCACCATGTGATGGTACTTCGCCACGGCAACGTCATAGGAGAAGCTGATGTTGCTCCGTATGGCCGCGATATGTGGCATGCGTCCTATTCCATGTGCAAGACGGTCACGGGGATGGCCATAGGGATGCTGATAGAAGAAGGAAAGCTTTCATTGGAGGACAAGGTGCTGCATCTGCTTGACAGCAAATCACTGCTTGCGGGGATACGGCAGAAGAATCTGAAGGTGGAGCATCTGCTGACTATGACGTCGGGAGTCACGTTTAATGAAACCGGGATCGTGTCAGGCGACGACTGGACGGCCAGCTATCTGCAGGCGGGAGTAAAAGGGACGCCGGGTACGAAATTTGAATATAACAGCATGAACACATATATCCTGTCAGCCATCGTGACTAAGCTGACCGGTGAGAGTATGATGGACTATCTCCGCCCGCGTCTGTGGGAGCCGATGGGAATCACCCGGGTTTTCTGGGAAGCCTGCCCGAAGGGCATCACAAAAGGAGGATGGGGACTTTTCATCGGGACCGAGGACGCGGCGAAGCTGGGGCAGCTTTATCTGCAGAAGGGAAATTGGAAAGGCAGGCAGCTGATCCCGGAGTCCTGGGTGGAAACGGCGACCAGCAAGCATATGGATACGCCCGAGAGCATGGGGCCTTATGGATACGGGTATCAGGTCTGGATGGGCGGCCGTCCCGGAAGCTATACCTTTAACGGCATGCTGGGACAGAACATCGTGGTCTATCCGGATATCGATATGGTCGTAGCGGCCAACGCAGGAAGCGACGAGCTGTTTCAAAGCTGTGTGCTGTTAAATATTGTAAAGAAATATTTTGAAGAGGATTTTAAGCCGGGAGAGGAACTGCCGGAGGACCCCGCAGGACTCAGAAAGCTCCGGGATGTGGAAGATGGCCTTAGAAGAGACGGCAGAAAAGGCGTCCCGGGATTGGCGGGGACCGGCGGCCGCTATGGATGGAGAGCCGTCTCCTGCGCTTCAGGAAGTGGGATTCGAAGAAGCGGAAGAACACTGAAAAAGGGAAGTCTGGACGCCTGGAACCGGCCGAGGAAAAACGGCAGAGAAAATCATTTTCTGGAAGAAGAAAAGTTGAAGCGGTTGCTGGACGGCCGTGTATACCGGCTGGAACAGACCCATGTAGGCCTCAGTCCTTTGGTCCTTCAGGTATTCCATAACAATTATACGGAAGGCATCCATTCTGTGGGATTTCATTTCGAAAATAAAAAATTTTATATTTCCATGGAGGAGGGCGGCCTGCTGCACCGGCTGGAAATTGGATTTGGCAAAGCGGCCGTAACAGAAGTCTCTTTCCATGGCGAACCTTATCTTTTGGGAACAGAAGGGAAGTTCACAAGAGATGAGGACGGTTATCCTGTCCTGAAACTGGATATCGCGTTTCTGGAAGAAGCGGTGCGCCGGAAGATGAAGTGCTTTTTCAGAAATCACGGTGAAAATATAGAAATACATTGGGACGAGACGCCGGGAGGGCGTATGATAAAAGAGGGGCTTGGCTCTCTTCTGAGCGATTCGCTTAAAAACGGCCTGATGGAAGCAATCCGGGATAAGCTGGGAGTGGACCTGGCCGAGATCCTGGTGGACAGGACGATTCATCCGATCGTGACCGGGAGCTGCGCGCCGGAGAAGGCAGAATCAGAAGAAACGTGA
- a CDS encoding Fur family transcriptional regulator — protein MKTLKYSRQRESIKEFLATRKDHPTADTVYVNIRQLYPNISLGTVYRNLSLLASLGEICKVSCGDGVEHFDSNTEPHYHFICRECGCVQDVPLDPLNDLDRMASNRFEGTIEGHTTLFFGTCRNCTEKVQKTLDKREAI, from the coding sequence ATGAAAACTTTGAAATACAGCCGACAGCGTGAGAGTATCAAGGAATTTCTTGCTACGCGCAAAGATCATCCCACGGCGGATACGGTCTATGTGAATATCCGCCAGCTGTACCCCAATATCAGCCTCGGAACAGTATATCGGAATTTATCCCTTCTGGCTTCCCTTGGCGAGATCTGCAAGGTATCCTGCGGAGACGGAGTAGAGCATTTCGATTCGAATACGGAGCCCCATTATCATTTTATCTGCCGGGAATGCGGCTGCGTGCAGGATGTGCCGCTGGATCCGCTTAATGACCTGGATAGGATGGCTTCCAACCGGTTCGAAGGTACGATAGAAGGGCATACGACGCTGTTTTTTGGAACCTGCAGAAACTGTACTGAAAAAGTACAAAAAACTCTTGACAAAAGAGAAGCGATATGA
- a CDS encoding NADH peroxidase translates to MKKFVCDVCGYVWEGETAPEKCPQCGAPASKFSEQKGDMTWAAEHVVGVAQGVSQDILDDLRANFNGECSEVGMYLAMARVAHREGYPEIGLYWEKAAYEEAEHAAKFAELLGEVVTDSTKKNLEMRVAAENGATAGKFDLAKRAKAANLDAIHDTVHEMARDEARHGRAFEGLLKRYFG, encoded by the coding sequence ATGAAAAAATTTGTATGTGATGTATGCGGTTATGTATGGGAAGGCGAAACTGCACCTGAAAAATGTCCTCAGTGCGGAGCACCCGCAAGCAAGTTCTCAGAGCAGAAGGGTGATATGACTTGGGCAGCAGAGCATGTAGTAGGCGTTGCACAGGGTGTCAGCCAGGATATTCTGGATGATCTGAGGGCGAACTTCAACGGAGAATGCTCTGAGGTCGGTATGTATCTGGCGATGGCCAGAGTTGCACACAGAGAAGGATATCCGGAGATTGGCCTTTACTGGGAGAAAGCAGCTTATGAAGAGGCAGAGCATGCCGCTAAATTCGCTGAGCTTCTGGGCGAAGTGGTCACCGACAGCACCAAGAAGAATCTGGAGATGCGTGTTGCAGCAGAAAACGGCGCGACAGCAGGAAAGTTTGACCTTGCCAAGAGAGCAAAGGCCGCTAACCTGGATGCTATCCATGATACCGTACATGAAATGGCCAGAGACGAAGCCCGTCACGGCAGAGCGTTTGAAGGTCTCTTAAAGAGATACTTCGGTTAA
- a CDS encoding potassium/proton antiporter gives MPVILLLVTVIIIACILLNHLSSRLGIPMLLGFILLGMFFGSDGVLKIPFDNYGSAEQICSVALIFIMFYGGFGTKWSEAKPAAAKAILLSTAGVVMTAGITGAFCYFALRMKLLESLLIGAVISSTDAASVFSILRSKRLNLKDNTASLLEVESGSNDPFSYMLTMTVLSIMSGTAETGGIAYMLFAQIVYGLLGGAVIALLALWFLKNFHFATEGFDTIFVVAVVLLAYAAPAAIGGNGYLSAYVVGILLGNGPLKNKKALVHFFDGITGLMQMLIFFLLGLLAFPSQLPGVVLPALLIALFLTFAARPLAVFAIMTPFRCRLNQQLLVAWSGLRGAASIVFAIMAVVSPGAISMDIFHIVFFIVLFSILFQGSLIPLAARKLGMIDEHANVLKTFNDYTEEVPVQFIQFTIKEGHPWEGKAICDILLPPDTLLALLTRKEEQIVPKGDTVLLAGDVLVLSAKAMSAADGIRLTELPVSEDCGWAGKKVADVVLEPGKLIVMIRRQEKVIIPSGGTVLKERDVLVINGPTEE, from the coding sequence TTGCCTGTTATTTTACTTCTAGTCACAGTTATAATCATTGCCTGCATACTATTGAATCATTTGTCCAGCCGTCTGGGGATACCGATGCTGCTTGGTTTCATCCTTTTGGGGATGTTCTTCGGGTCGGACGGCGTACTGAAGATCCCCTTTGACAACTATGGATCTGCAGAGCAGATATGCTCAGTCGCGTTGATATTTATCATGTTCTACGGGGGATTTGGGACTAAGTGGAGCGAAGCAAAGCCGGCGGCGGCCAAAGCGATTCTTTTGTCAACAGCCGGAGTCGTGATGACCGCCGGAATAACGGGGGCGTTTTGTTATTTTGCGCTGAGGATGAAACTTCTGGAGAGTCTTCTGATCGGCGCGGTCATCAGTTCCACAGACGCAGCGTCGGTGTTTTCCATACTGCGTTCCAAGCGGCTCAACCTGAAAGACAACACGGCGTCTTTGCTGGAGGTGGAGAGCGGGAGCAACGATCCATTTTCTTATATGCTGACCATGACGGTGCTATCCATTATGAGCGGGACGGCGGAGACGGGCGGAATCGCTTATATGCTGTTCGCGCAGATTGTGTATGGGCTTCTGGGAGGTGCGGTGATTGCGCTCCTGGCCCTTTGGTTTCTTAAAAATTTTCATTTTGCCACAGAAGGGTTTGATACGATTTTTGTCGTGGCGGTGGTCCTCCTGGCATATGCGGCTCCGGCGGCCATAGGAGGAAACGGATATTTGAGCGCTTATGTGGTGGGAATTCTGCTTGGAAACGGGCCTTTGAAAAATAAAAAGGCCCTGGTACATTTTTTTGACGGGATTACCGGCCTGATGCAGATGCTGATATTTTTCTTGCTCGGCCTTCTGGCGTTTCCGTCCCAGCTTCCGGGAGTCGTGCTTCCGGCACTTCTGATCGCGCTGTTCCTGACTTTTGCTGCCCGTCCGCTGGCTGTGTTTGCCATAATGACGCCGTTTCGCTGCCGTCTGAATCAGCAGCTTCTCGTGGCGTGGTCCGGGCTTCGAGGAGCGGCTTCCATTGTGTTTGCGATCATGGCGGTAGTGAGTCCGGGAGCCATCAGCATGGATATTTTCCACATTGTATTTTTTATCGTCCTGTTTTCTATTTTATTCCAGGGCTCTCTGATCCCTCTGGCGGCCAGGAAGCTTGGAATGATCGATGAGCATGCCAATGTGCTGAAGACCTTTAATGACTATACAGAAGAGGTGCCGGTCCAGTTTATTCAGTTCACCATAAAGGAGGGGCATCCGTGGGAAGGAAAGGCAATCTGTGATATTCTGCTTCCTCCGGATACACTGCTGGCGCTTCTGACGCGGAAAGAAGAGCAGATCGTGCCGAAGGGGGATACGGTGCTCCTCGCGGGAGATGTGCTGGTCCTGAGCGCAAAAGCTATGTCTGCGGCCGACGGAATCCGTCTGACGGAGCTGCCTGTGAGCGAGGACTGCGGCTGGGCTGGAAAAAAGGTGGCGGATGTAGTACTGGAACCGGGGAAACTGATCGTAATGATCAGAAGGCAGGAAAAGGTGATTATCCCCAGCGGCGGTACGGTACTGAAGGAACGGGATGTACTGGTCATAAACGGACCGACAGAGGAATGA
- a CDS encoding AEC family transporter — MDYFFSILPKMGSFFLLMCIGVLIAKIGVITKENISLFPPFIIKVIMPCLSFSLMYENGTTFASLGHYVPVIVGQVSSYLLLMLLGWLSSRVCHMKYPLANIHRGCHLGGNYGFIGIPLLMVLFATGEGRQYIPICAAVDTIFMWSAGIVFFTYTKERGLSSGFRNLVNPVIISILLGLIVTSIKLPVPSFISDTLASIGNCSTPLALIYLGASLCFISLKSTAMLKNIFSLILVRMIFAPVLVYAVASRFLPETETILLTVICSTPVMASTTSVAHQYHLDEDYASASIFVTTIASLLTIPLVFFLTSFL; from the coding sequence ATGGATTACTTTTTCAGCATTCTGCCCAAAATGGGCAGTTTTTTCCTGCTCATGTGTATTGGCGTGCTAATCGCAAAGATCGGCGTCATAACAAAGGAGAATATCTCCTTATTCCCGCCTTTCATCATAAAGGTGATCATGCCATGCCTGTCATTTTCTCTTATGTATGAAAACGGGACCACCTTCGCTTCCCTGGGGCATTATGTCCCTGTCATCGTCGGTCAGGTATCTTCTTACCTCCTTCTGATGCTGCTCGGCTGGCTCTCCTCCCGAGTATGCCATATGAAATATCCCCTGGCCAATATTCACCGCGGCTGTCATCTGGGCGGCAACTATGGATTCATCGGCATTCCTCTGCTGATGGTGCTGTTCGCCACCGGTGAGGGGCGTCAGTACATACCCATCTGCGCGGCGGTCGATACCATCTTTATGTGGAGCGCGGGCATCGTCTTCTTTACCTATACAAAAGAAAGAGGACTGTCTTCTGGTTTCCGAAACCTCGTCAATCCGGTCATCATCTCCATCCTGCTCGGGCTGATCGTGACTTCCATTAAGCTTCCGGTTCCTTCCTTCATAAGCGATACCCTCGCTTCCATTGGAAACTGCAGCACCCCACTGGCGCTTATCTACCTGGGGGCAAGCCTCTGTTTCATCAGCCTTAAATCAACCGCAATGCTTAAAAATATTTTCAGCCTGATCCTCGTCCGTATGATATTCGCGCCTGTGCTGGTATATGCCGTTGCCAGCCGGTTCCTGCCGGAGACTGAGACCATTCTGCTGACTGTCATCTGCTCCACTCCGGTCATGGCTTCTACCACCAGCGTAGCCCACCAATATCATCTGGATGAGGATTACGCCTCCGCTTCCATCTTTGTGACTACCATCGCCAGCCTTCTCACCATACCGCTGGTATTTTTCCTGACATCCTTTCTATAG
- a CDS encoding Cof-type HAD-IIB family hydrolase: MATRLIALDLDGTALSDHRSITGRTRSAVSDARKNGILVVPATGRSYRDIPAEVLDITEFSYFLTSNGANILDGRSRTSMYTDLIPWRQSVEILRLLEEYDVQPSVHLNGSSTNLKTADPRIVARYGSTDYFLRSSVDNLADYIAAEKTDVEKIFAILFAPSEKAALTARLTSRCPLTVSASGPDNIELNSPTASKGHGLAVLCQALNISPEETAVIGDSINDISMFRFAGRRIAMGNAEPCIMELSQHVTDTCDKDGAALAIERLIQQEW, translated from the coding sequence GTGGCAACCAGACTGATAGCTTTGGATCTGGACGGAACTGCCCTGTCTGATCACCGCTCCATTACCGGCAGGACCCGTTCCGCCGTATCGGATGCCCGGAAAAACGGCATTCTCGTGGTTCCCGCCACAGGGCGTTCCTACAGGGATATACCGGCGGAAGTCCTGGATATAACAGAATTTTCCTATTTTTTGACTTCCAACGGAGCCAATATCCTGGACGGCAGAAGCAGGACCAGTATGTATACCGATCTGATACCCTGGCGGCAGAGCGTGGAAATACTCCGCCTGCTGGAAGAATACGACGTACAGCCCTCCGTTCATTTAAACGGAAGCAGCACCAACCTGAAGACTGCAGATCCGCGCATCGTGGCGCGGTATGGAAGCACCGACTATTTCCTGCGCAGCAGCGTTGATAATCTGGCCGACTATATAGCTGCGGAAAAGACAGATGTAGAAAAGATATTCGCCATCCTGTTCGCTCCGTCTGAAAAAGCCGCTCTGACAGCCAGGCTCACATCCCGCTGTCCCCTGACGGTGTCGGCCTCCGGCCCGGACAACATCGAGCTCAACAGTCCCACGGCCTCCAAGGGCCATGGCCTCGCTGTGCTCTGCCAGGCATTAAATATTTCTCCGGAAGAAACGGCTGTCATCGGCGACAGCATCAATGATATTTCCATGTTCCGCTTTGCCGGACGCCGGATTGCCATGGGCAACGCGGAGCCCTGCATCATGGAGCTTTCTCAGCACGTGACAGACACCTGCGACAAAGACGGTGCCGCCCTTGCCATTGAAAGACTTATCCAACAAGAATGGTAA
- a CDS encoding ABC transporter substrate-binding protein, which translates to MKMKKKKILSLILAAAMAVTAFAGCGKKESTKNEGGSSEGSAVFKIGGTGPLTGDAAIYGTAVKNGMELAIKEINEAGGINGAQVEYKFEDDEADAEKGVNAYNTLKDWKMQMLIGTTTSGACEAVVAESHNDNLFQITPSGTSINSVKYDNAFRMCFSDPAQGTVSAQYIAKNNLAKSIAVIYNSGDTYSNGIYENFAKEAKNQGLEIVAAEAFTSESNKDFSVQLQKAKDAGAEMVFLPMYYTEASLILAKAKEMGYAPTFFGCDGMDGILTLENFDTSLAEGLMLLTPFSVDAEDEKTQNFVKAYKDAYGETPNQFAADAYDSAYVIKAAAEKAGIKPDMSVTEIGDAMKKAMTEIEFTGLTGTGITWGEDGEPTKEPIAVKIENGAYVFM; encoded by the coding sequence ATGAAAATGAAAAAGAAAAAAATCTTAAGCTTGATCCTGGCGGCTGCAATGGCAGTGACGGCCTTTGCAGGATGCGGAAAGAAAGAATCTACGAAAAATGAAGGCGGCAGCTCCGAAGGGAGCGCAGTATTCAAGATCGGCGGCACAGGTCCTCTGACGGGTGACGCGGCTATCTACGGGACGGCAGTTAAGAACGGCATGGAGCTGGCAATCAAGGAGATCAATGAGGCCGGCGGTATCAACGGCGCGCAGGTCGAATACAAATTTGAAGACGACGAAGCAGACGCTGAAAAGGGCGTAAACGCTTATAATACCTTGAAGGACTGGAAAATGCAGATGCTGATCGGGACGACTACCTCCGGCGCCTGCGAGGCGGTTGTGGCAGAGAGCCACAACGACAACCTGTTCCAGATCACCCCTTCCGGAACATCCATTAATTCCGTGAAGTATGACAACGCGTTCCGTATGTGCTTCTCCGATCCCGCACAGGGTACGGTTTCCGCACAGTATATTGCGAAAAACAATCTGGCGAAGTCGATCGCGGTCATTTACAACAGCGGAGATACTTATTCCAACGGCATTTATGAGAACTTTGCAAAGGAAGCGAAGAACCAGGGCCTGGAGATCGTGGCAGCAGAAGCGTTCACATCTGAGAGCAACAAGGATTTCTCCGTACAGCTTCAGAAAGCAAAAGATGCCGGAGCAGAAATGGTGTTCCTTCCGATGTATTATACGGAAGCTTCCCTAATTCTGGCAAAAGCAAAGGAAATGGGCTATGCGCCGACCTTCTTTGGCTGTGACGGCATGGACGGCATTCTCACTCTGGAGAACTTCGATACTTCTCTGGCAGAAGGGCTGATGCTGCTGACACCGTTCTCAGTGGACGCGGAAGATGAAAAGACTCAGAACTTTGTAAAAGCATACAAGGATGCCTATGGCGAGACCCCGAACCAGTTCGCTGCGGACGCTTATGATTCTGCATATGTCATTAAGGCGGCGGCAGAAAAGGCCGGGATCAAGCCGGATATGAGCGTGACCGAAATCGGAGACGCAATGAAGAAGGCAATGACGGAGATTGAATTTACCGGTCTGACCGGAACCGGCATTACCTGGGGCGAAGATGGCGAGCCTACCAAGGAGCCGATTGCAGTGAAGATTGAAAACGGCGCATACGTTTTCATGTAA